CGGTTCCGGCTCGTCGCCGAAGCCGAGGTCGTCGGCCTCGTCGTGCCCGTTGGCCTCTGGTTGGGTGTCGAGTGCGTCGAGCGGGTCGTCCCCGGCGTCCGGTTCGGCCTCGGCGTCTGGGTCGGGCTCGGCGCCCTCGTCCCAGTCGGCGTCGCCGGACTCGTACTCGTCTTTCAGTTCGCTGAAACTCTTTCCGCCGCCGTTATCGGTCGCCATGGTGTCAGTGTCAGTGTCGTCGTCTTCGTCCCCGAAGCCGTCGAGGTCGTCGTCGAGTTCGTCCCCTTCGTCCATCTCGTCGAAGTCGTCGAGGTCATCCATGTCGTCCATGTCGCCCATGTCGTCGTCGAGGCCCTCGCCCGCGAGGTCTTCGTCGAAGAAGCCCTCCGCGTCGGCGCTGGCCAGGTCTTCGTCGAGGTCTTCTTCCTCCTCCTCGTCGCCCGCGTCGTCGAACAGGCCGAAGCCGCCCTCGCCGCCGCCGCCGAGGTCGCCGCCGGCTTGCACGTCGTCGACGAAGGGGTTGATCCCCCGCGTGACCATCTCGTAGATGTCGAGGAGACTCCGCACGTCCTCTCCCATGTCCTCGACCTTCCCGGAGATCTCCTCGTTCTCCGAGCGGACCGTGTTGACGGTCGAGGAGAGGCTCGCGACCTCGTTCTCGAGGTCGTCGACCCGTTTCTCCAGTTCGGCGACGCCGTCGTCGCCGCCACCGTCTTCCCCCGCGAAGGGGTCGTCATCGTCCCAATCATCCATGCCGCCGAGGTCGCCGAGGTCGT
The DNA window shown above is from Halobaculum marinum and carries:
- a CDS encoding FlaD/FlaE family flagellar protein — encoded protein: MGLLTALSGAWVGGIPGADAGLLVSLGLLGASLLDRFRDGDDGPGDVDDGDDLLGGDDGAFGGGGGGGDDDLGDLGGMDDWDDDDPFAGEDGGGDDGVAELEKRVDDLENEVASLSSTVNTVRSENEEISGKVEDMGEDVRSLLDIYEMVTRGINPFVDDVQAGGDLGGGGEGGFGLFDDAGDEEEEEDLDEDLASADAEGFFDEDLAGEGLDDDMGDMDDMDDLDDFDEMDEGDELDDDLDGFGDEDDDTDTDTMATDNGGGKSFSELKDEYESGDADWDEGAEPDPDAEAEPDAGDDPLDALDTQPEANGHDEADDLGFGDEPEPEPEPESTAAPTDPSRRSAGVDDDGGFEFVEEDDLSDEPDKPYLTSLPGDYVGDLMVMEWLEFLVEESTTTDAVRAVNYYQRVEWIDDEVADQLKGFLSGFGDIDRNLMDRPGTDHLDLDHHTRSLKYIMQLTDATAESVVIDRWPQLSGGMHGPQR